The Nakamurella antarctica genomic interval CTTCCGCTCGAGGCATTGGCGGCAGACACCGCCGCAATGATCGCGGAACAGGGCCTCGTCGCCTTCCAGTACGGTTCCGGCCAAGGCATCCTTGAACTGCGGGAGCAGATCTGCGAGGTGATGGCTCTCGAGGGTATCCGAGCGCACCCGGATGATGTGGTGGTCACCGTGGGCTCCCAAATGGCTCTGGACCTGACAACTCGTATCTTTATTGACCCGGGTGACGTCATTCTTGCCGAAGCCCCCTCGTATGTAGGTGCGTTGACGACGTTTGCCTCCTACCAGGCTGATGTGGTGCATGTCGCATCTGACGAGAATGGTTTGGTACCAAGCGCTCTGGTGGTCGCAATCGAGGCGTGCCGCGCGGCTAAACGACGAATCAAAATGCTCTACGTGATACCGAACTACCACAATCCTGCTGGCACAACACTTTCCGCTGAGCGACGCCCGATTATTGCGCAGATCTGCCGGGACGCCGACATAACCTTGTTGGAGGATAATCCCTACGGACTTTTGGGTTTCGACGACACGGTGCACCGGGCCATCCGCGCCGACGACGCCGACAACGTGGTGTATCTCGGCTCGTTCTCGAAAACATTCGCGCCCGGCCTGCGCGTGGGGTGGGTCTTGGCCCCGCACGCGGTGCGGGAGAAGTTGGTGATGGCTAACGAGTCTGCGACCCTCAACCCGCCCGTGTTCAATCAGATGCTTATCTCGATGTATCTGGCCAAGTACGACTGGCAGAGTCAGATCAAGGCCTACCAAGTCACCTACGCCGAGCGGCGGGATGCGATGTTAGGTGCCTTGGAAACAATGATGCCCGCCGGCACCACGTGGACCGTGCCCACGGGTGGGTTCTACGTCTGGGTGACACTCCCCGAGGGCTTCGACACCGCGGCGATGTTGCCGCGGGCGGTCAGTGCCCGGGTTGCCTACGTGCCCGGGACCGCCTTCTACGCAGACGGTTTCGGCTCACGCCAGATGCGCTTGTCGTATTGTTTCCCCACGGCTGACCGCATTGTGGAAGGTGTTCGACGCTTAGCCGGTGTCGTCAATGGAGAGCTAGAGGTGATGAAGACATTCGGTTCCCATGCCTACCGCGCGGTATCCGGACCCCAGTCACCTTCTCCCGACACAGCGTGAACTGCTCTGTCGGATTCCCCTGCACCACAACAAGTTTCGGAGTGTGAATTGATGACGGATCGTCGAATCGTCGTGCTTGCTGGCGGCCTTACCCACGAACGCGAAGTGTCGCTGCGCTCTGGGTCGAGGGTCGCCGAAGCCCTTCGTCGCCAGGGTCACGAGGTACACGTCCGCGATGTCGGCGCGGAACTTCTGCCGTGGCTTCGCACCAACAAGCCAGACGCGGCCGTCATCACGTTGCACGGCGGTCGCGGCGAGAATGGCGCTGTACAAAGCGTTGTGGGGATGATGGGCATACCGTATCTCGGTACGCCGGCCAGCAACTGCCGATTGGCGTGGGATAAGGCAACCGCCAAAACCCTCATCGACCGCGCCGGGTACCACACCCCCTCGTGGATAACGTTGTCTCACGACACTTTTCGCGATCTGGGTGCCGCCGGGATGATCGAACTTGTGGTGGGCTCACTGGGCATCCCGCTAGTGGTTAAACCACACCAGGGCGGTTCGGCCCTCGGGGTGGGTGTGGTGCGGACACCGGAACAACTTCCCGAGGTGTTGGTAGGAGCATTTGCTTACGGCTCCGTTGTCATTGTCGAGCAGTACATCGCCGGCACCGAGATCGCGGTGTCAGTGGTTGATGGTGATGCTGGTCCCATCGCGTTGCCAGCCGTAGAGATCGAATACCCGGGAGACATCTTCGACTACGAGGCTCGGTACACCGCAGGACTCACGACCTACTACACACCAGCCAGGCTGTCCGAGGTTTCAGCGACAGCGGCTGCGGAGTTGGCGGTAGCGGCGCACATGACCTTGGGCCTTCGCGACCTGTCCAGGACCGATGCGATCGTCGACGCCGATGGCACCGTCCATTTTCTGGAAGTCAACGTCTCGCCCGGGTTGACCGAAACGTCAATGATGCCCATGGCCATTGCCGAAGCGGGGGAGGACCTCGGAGTTCTGTACTCCCGTTTAATCGAAACGGCTATACGTCGCTGCAAGTAGCCTCGTAGCGGTCCGAAGGCACCCTCAGTCGGCTCTCGTTCGCAGTAAAAGTCAGCCACGCGAGCCACCGCTGGCGGAATTTCTGACATCCGCTGCGGTGCAACAGATATCACCGGTCTCAAGCGGATTTTCAGGGTTTGTGTCACCGTGACATAACTCGCCTTGGTTCTCGGATACCGATCTATTCAGTCGTTTTTGGTTTGGCGGATCGGCGAGCAGATTTCGGCGCCATGATCGAGACGATGCGTTCGAGATCGTCCACTGTCGCGAACTCGACAACGATCCGGCCTTTTTTCCGGCCCAGTTCGACAAGGACTCGGGTGTCAAACGTGTCCGATAGGTTGGAGGCGAGTTCCTTGAGGGCGGGCATGATGAGCTTTTTCGGAGCCGGGCGCTTCGGGGGAGCCTTCCGCCCAGCCATCATCGTGACGGCTTCTTCCGTGCCGCGGACTGATAGTCCCTCCGCGACGATCCGGATTGCGAGCTCCTCTTGCGCTTCCGCTTCCTCCAAGGAAAGCAACGCTCGGGCATGACCCGCAGACAAAATACCTGCCGCCACTCTACGTTGTACCGGGACCGGTAGTTTCAGCAGGCGGATCGTATTCGAGATAACCGGCCTGCTCCGCCCGAGTTTAGTGGCCAACTCCTCGTGGGTGACGTTGAATTCTTCGAGTAACTGTTGGTACGCCGCAGCCTCTTCAAGCGGATTGAGATTCGCGCGGTGGATGTTTTCCAGCAGCGCGTCGCGCAGAAGGTCAGCGTCTTCGGTGCGCCGAACGATCGCAGGAATCACCTCGAGCCCAGCGCGCCCGGCCGCCCGCCATCGCCGCTCACCCATGATCAACTCGTAGCCGTCCTCGGCTTCTCGGACCACGATGGGCTGCAAGAGGCCGAATTCACGAATGGAATGTTCGAGTTCCGCGAGGGCTTCCTCGTCAAATATGGTCCGAGGGTTGACAGGGTTGGGGCGGATACTCCCGACAGGAATCTCCCGGTAATGGGGACCCTGCGGCGCATCGGCCCGCGCCTCGTTCCTCACCTCGTGCGGCTCTTCTGGCTGCTTGTCAGGTACCGCGGCTGGCTGCTCCGTCGCCCTGGAGGTGCCCCCGATAATGACGTCGTTGATGGGGCTGGCCGGACCGCTGGGGATAAGTGAGGCCAGGCCACGACCCAACCCTCCTCGGGACTTACTCATGCCTTTTGCTCCTTCGCGCCGCGGTGGGCGATTTCCTTTGCAGCATCCAGATAGCTGGTGGCACCCCGGGAACCCGGGTCGTACGTGATCACTGACTGGCCGTAGCTGGGGGCTTCGGACACCTTTACAGAGCGGGGGATAAGCGTCTTAAGAACGGTGTCGCCAAAATGCTTACGCACCTCGTCTGCGACGGCCTCAGCCAGTTTGGTACGGGCGTCGTACATCGTGAGCAGGATGGTGGAAACCGCGAGTGTCGGATTGAGGTGCTGCTTAATGCGCTCGATGTTGCCCAGTAGCTGTCCCAAACCTTCGAGCGCGTAATACTCGCACTGGATCGGGATCATGACTTCTGCGGCCGCCACCATGGCATTGATCGTGAGCAAGCCTAGCGACGGGGGGCAGTCGATGAGGACGTAGTCGAAGTCGCCGTCAATCGCTTCGATGGCGCCGCGCAACCGAAACTCACGCTCCGACATATTGACCAGTTCGATTTCTGCCCCAGCGAGGTCGATAGTCGCCGGCACGCAGCCCAAGCGGGGGGCATCGGGGCATGTCTGCACCGCCTCGGCAATGCTGATCTCTCCCAGAAGAACGTCGTAGATCGACGGGGTTCCTGCGATGCGAACAGCGCCCAGCGCCGTGCTGGTATTGCCCTGAGGATCGAGGTCGATCACGAGCACATTGAGCCCTGAAAGGGCCAGGGCGACTCCGATGTTTACTGTGGTGGTGGTCTTCCCAACGCCGCCCTTTTGGTTAGAGACGGTGATGACACGGCGCCTGCGCGGACGGGGCAGCGTGAGCTCGCCGCTGCGAACTTCCATGGCGCGTGCAGAGGCGCGACTCAGAGGCGTGTCTTCCAGACCGGCCGATGTTTCACGTGAAACAGCGGGTTGTGACTCCACAAATCCTCCAGGAGACTGCGGGTGGAAGCCGGATTGTTCTACGGCCCAGGAGCCGGGTGGGGCAGTTCGGACGGCCCACACGCGGCTTATTGAGACTACGTCACATCTGACAGCGGGACCAATGGTGCGCGGCTCGTGCTGCGATGCTGCCGAGAACTGTGCTGACCGGGAAAGCCTGGATCCGCCGCACCGGATCCTGGTCCACCAGGTTGGGTCCGCCAGGTTGGGTCCATCAGGTTGGGGCGACCGCGAAAGCTCTGGCCGGAGTTCGGGGGTCCGGCAACCTTTCTGGGCAGCGCCCGAGTGGTCGGAGTAACGCGTTGAACTGCAGGTGCAACAGGGAGCCGGCCGGAGCGTGAGGGGTGAGCCCGTGTCGTCTGCACTCCTTACCCAGCTGCGGCTCCTGGTCGGGCGCCCATGGTCCTACAGCAGGAGACTTGCGTGGATGCCTCGCCGCGAATCTAGCTGCGGCCTTCGGTGAGAATGTGCTGCAACAGTGAAAGTTTTGCGGTCCGGAACGCGCCCTTCCTGCGCTGATGGCACCTCCGCTCCAACCTCCAGAATTCGGGTCGGCCTGAGCGCTCGCAAAAGCAAGGATGGGGAGCGTTACTACAGTGCAAAGACGCTAATGGTGCAGGTTACCGACCGAGCGGGACGCCGGGTGCCCCTTGGCTACACGACGACCTCGAGAGCCGCCTCCCCTACACCTGAACTACGCGCAGACGCATGTCGTGCTGCCGGGGAAGTGGTCGACCAACAGGCGTGATTGATGTAGCAGCGGCGCCGCCCGTCGCTGTATGCGGCCACGAGGGAGGCCTCGCCCCCTTTGTCTTCCCGGCCCGAGGCCTGCCTGGCTCAAGCGCACGGAAAGCACGCGACCCGGTTCGCCGGTGTCACACGGCCCAGCCCGAGCGCTGGACGACGTTCCTCTGGACATCCTCTTGATGGACCGACTCTCGTCTGCAGTGCTTTTACCTACAGCGCTGGCAACGTAGCCCTTTCTTTCGTGTTTCACATGAAACATGGCGTTCGGGCAGCTCTCAGTCCCCGGCAAGAGCTTGACCAAAATCATTGGCGTGGTTATTCACGTGAGACCTCACATGTGTAGAGGATCGCTTCAACGACCGCCAACCATGCTCTGTTGGTCTAGGTTCATGTTTCACGTGAAACGCGACGTTTGTAGAGGGTCGCTTCACCCACCGGGGCCCGCCCCCTGTTGGCCCATGTTCATGTTTCACGTGAAACGTGACGTTTGTAGAGGGTCGCTTCACCCACCGGGGCCCGCCCCCTGTTGGCCCAAGTTCATGTTTCACGTGAAACGTGACGTTTGTAGAGGGTCGCTTCACCGACCGGCAACCAGGCTCTGTCGGTCTAGGTTCTTGTTCCACGTGAAACATGGCGCTCACGCGATCGTCTCCTCGTCTGGCGCTGGCCCCAAGCCCTATCATTTCGGGTGACACGAAGCACACACCTGACCCAGCTGACCGGCTACCGTTTCGCCACGTACATTCCCTCTGCTGGCGAGCCGAGTCGCTCGCGTCCGACCCTCACCGGACGTCCCCTGAGGACCAAGCAGGGCGCGGTCACTCAAGCGCCGCTCATTACAAAGGCTCCCCGCCAAGCCGGTGACGGGGATTTACGTCCGGACCTCGGTCAGGACAAGCAACCGCTAGGTATGGCGACACACCAACGCCTCAACGGCACTCCAACCTCGACAGGTCGCCTGACTGGGCGGTATTCGTACGATCTCACTACTCTAAGGCCATCAAGGCGCGCAGGGCTTAGCCGATCCAGCGTTGAACAGCGGGGCGATGGCTGACAAGCTCCTACCGTGCGGCCCCCACACGTACGTTGCTGCTGACCTGATTGCTCTGAACACCGCGCCTAGCGAGGACATCAAGGGGCGCAGTCAGCATCTGCAGGTAGCCCCCAGGGATGTCAGCTTGCCGCTAACAGCTCGGGGGCGTGGTGTGGGCCGGACACCTGGCACAGCAAGCTCACAGGACTCGGAGACGCCTGATAGCAACCTCTCAGACAACCGCCAGCACATCGCCAAAATTCTCATCGTGCCAGATGCGGTGTTTCACGTGAAACATAACCAGATCTAGGCTGGTGTGCCCGCGGGGGCGGGAGCACTGCCCTTGCTTGGCCCGTCGTTCACCCACGTCCTTGCTGCCCGCACAGTGTGCAGAATGGATGGTTAGTAAAACTCATTGCATCAAGCCGCCGAGCCCACCTCGCGTCCGATCGAGTGCCGAACCGTGGCCCTCCCTGCGAAACCGACGTTTCGCTGGCGACGTGAGAGATGACTGACCCTAATGCATTGGCGGGCCGCTGGGTCAGCCGGACGATAACCCACTGAGGTATCTACCCGAGGCGCACGCGTCTGCGGAAACGGCAAACCCTGGGCGAGGGCGCCGGGCCGTCACCACGTGCTGCATTATTCCTGTCCTAGACCAAGGCGCAACTCATGGACTGCGGTGCCTTGGTCGCCCGGTTGCGCTTGTGCGCCGCGTTGGCTGCCCGGCGCCTCGTGCGGTGCCGTGGCTGCCTATTGGCCCTTGGGCCTCCCCAAGTCGCCTAATAGCCCGTAATCGCAGCGTCGCTTGCCGACCAGCGTTGCGTCTCCATGAACAGCAGGTCGCCCGGGATCAGGAACACAACGGATCTGAGGCTGCGCGCGGCCGTAGGAATGGCGCCTATAGGCCAGACTGGTCGGGCTGGCGCTCGTGGTCCGGATGCCGATCCCCCCAGTCGGGTCAGGCACGGCCGACCGACCTCAGCATGTCGAGCCCGCGCCGGCCCAGCTCAGCATGTCGAGCCCGCGCCGACCCAGCTCAGCATGTCGAGCCCGCGCCGGCCCAGCTCGGCTGGTTCCGCAAAGCCCATCCCAGCATCGAGGTCCGCACGCCGTTATGCGAACTACCTATCCGCATCGATCAATACGATGGCCGTCGGGGGAGCGTCACCAGCGATTGACCAAGACCCGTTGCCTGCCGAGTCAAGGGGTTCTACAGCTCGCATGCAGACGCCTGCCCAATAGTCAAGAAGGCGCGACTCACAGTCGATGTTTCACGTGAAACACTCAACCACTCTCGGTGGCTGGGGGACAAAACAGCCGCCACTTGACGACCACCCCGCCAAGGCCACCACGAGCGCGGCCGCCCACATCATGCGATACGGGGGCAGCGTCCCACGACGTACGGTGGGCCAAACCCACCCGAAAGCATCCATCCGCTCTGTGGTGCAGGCCGTGTTAGCTAACCACCAGGGCTCGCCCAAGCCCAGCCATCTCGCCGAAGAGGCTGAGCGGTGGGGGAGGGCACAACCTGCGCTGGCCGGCAAGGTGTGCGCACTCCGGAGCCGAGCTATATCGAACACACTATTATTGGGCGTCACTACGAGCTGCGCAGCACTTACAAGGCAGAACAGCGCGGCAAAGAAAAAACTGAGACTCGAACTCCGGGTAATCCGCTTGTCCTAGCGTCATTCTCCATCCCGACCTAGAGCCGAAAGATGGTGGTGGCCGCTCCCGCGGGCGAGTGAGTTTTCCCACCCGAAGCAAATGACCCACGCACCGAAAGGCTTGACTACTGTGCGAATTCAGCCGCGATCCTCACGGGCATGATGCGCCGGGTACCGCGTGACACCGATGCACCGTACAGGGAAGAGGGTCGCGACTGGGTGAGCCGTTTACTCCGCATACCCGCCTCGCCGTTCTCACACCTCGCCCCCGTAAGCGCATGCCCCGCCGATGGGTAAAGAGACTGCGACCTCTAGCGCGACAGCTGACGAGAAGTCCAGACCATACTGCGCTTCCCCGGTGGCCCGAGCCCACCGCCATGCATGTCTCAGCGGGCTCGTAAGCACCAAAAAGTCTTGAAGGCGACCTACCCAGGACGATCACCCAGATAAGTCACGGTGACAAATAGACGACGGGGTGGTGGGGCTCA includes:
- a CDS encoding PLP-dependent aminotransferase family protein, producing the protein MTGNSLDHHLQRYAQRTSSMKASAIRALFSVANRPEVVSLAGGMPFLQSLPLEALAADTAAMIAEQGLVAFQYGSGQGILELREQICEVMALEGIRAHPDDVVVTVGSQMALDLTTRIFIDPGDVILAEAPSYVGALTTFASYQADVVHVASDENGLVPSALVVAIEACRAAKRRIKMLYVIPNYHNPAGTTLSAERRPIIAQICRDADITLLEDNPYGLLGFDDTVHRAIRADDADNVVYLGSFSKTFAPGLRVGWVLAPHAVREKLVMANESATLNPPVFNQMLISMYLAKYDWQSQIKAYQVTYAERRDAMLGALETMMPAGTTWTVPTGGFYVWVTLPEGFDTAAMLPRAVSARVAYVPGTAFYADGFGSRQMRLSYCFPTADRIVEGVRRLAGVVNGELEVMKTFGSHAYRAVSGPQSPSPDTA
- a CDS encoding D-alanine--D-alanine ligase family protein, producing the protein MTDRRIVVLAGGLTHEREVSLRSGSRVAEALRRQGHEVHVRDVGAELLPWLRTNKPDAAVITLHGGRGENGAVQSVVGMMGIPYLGTPASNCRLAWDKATAKTLIDRAGYHTPSWITLSHDTFRDLGAAGMIELVVGSLGIPLVVKPHQGGSALGVGVVRTPEQLPEVLVGAFAYGSVVIVEQYIAGTEIAVSVVDGDAGPIALPAVEIEYPGDIFDYEARYTAGLTTYYTPARLSEVSATAAAELAVAAHMTLGLRDLSRTDAIVDADGTVHFLEVNVSPGLTETSMMPMAIAEAGEDLGVLYSRLIETAIRRCK
- a CDS encoding ParB/RepB/Spo0J family partition protein → MSKSRGGLGRGLASLIPSGPASPINDVIIGGTSRATEQPAAVPDKQPEEPHEVRNEARADAPQGPHYREIPVGSIRPNPVNPRTIFDEEALAELEHSIREFGLLQPIVVREAEDGYELIMGERRWRAAGRAGLEVIPAIVRRTEDADLLRDALLENIHRANLNPLEEAAAYQQLLEEFNVTHEELATKLGRSRPVISNTIRLLKLPVPVQRRVAAGILSAGHARALLSLEEAEAQEELAIRIVAEGLSVRGTEEAVTMMAGRKAPPKRPAPKKLIMPALKELASNLSDTFDTRVLVELGRKKGRIVVEFATVDDLERIVSIMAPKSARRSAKPKTTE
- a CDS encoding ParA family protein is translated as MEVRSGELTLPRPRRRRVITVSNQKGGVGKTTTTVNIGVALALSGLNVLVIDLDPQGNTSTALGAVRIAGTPSIYDVLLGEISIAEAVQTCPDAPRLGCVPATIDLAGAEIELVNMSEREFRLRGAIEAIDGDFDYVLIDCPPSLGLLTINAMVAAAEVMIPIQCEYYALEGLGQLLGNIERIKQHLNPTLAVSTILLTMYDARTKLAEAVADEVRKHFGDTVLKTLIPRSVKVSEAPSYGQSVITYDPGSRGATSYLDAAKEIAHRGAKEQKA